In the genome of Lathyrus oleraceus cultivar Zhongwan6 chromosome 4, CAAS_Psat_ZW6_1.0, whole genome shotgun sequence, the window TCCTACATAAACTTGGGTCATTCTTATGTTCGATTTTCCTTTTCTAGAGGTTCCAATCCTCAAAGATAATATTAAATTTCATTAATATTCTATTTACTTTGTTCCTCCTTCAAATTTTACCActaaattttatttaaaaaaatatgcGTGTCATATGCTAGATCATTTGTTTTATCCCTTACACTTTATGCATCCAAACAAGAAGAATATTATTACACTTCACTCAACTTATAATACATAATCTCATCACTTGCATGATCATAATAATTTCTACTTGATTGCACTATTTTTTCAAAAGTGAAGTAACTTTTGTTAATTAATGGAGCATGTTTATGCACACACCACTTGTATGATTTGAACATTGACACATAATCTACCAATATATAATCGACACTATATATTCTATCAACATTAGAATAGTTTTATCAAAAAAATTCAAACTATATATTATTATAAGATTCTCATATTCTCTTCCTCGACTTCCCCAATGAACTCTCTTGGCCTTTCTACACACTCCATTTTCACCACCTTTATTAATGAACCTCTTCCTTTGTCTTATTTCTCATTCAATCACTCACTCACATCACACACCTTAGTTTATTCTTTCTCCACTTgaaaactctctctctctctctctagtTTCTACTTCAAATTTTTACATAAATTGCATTTCACAAAAATACTCACCAAGTATACTCAAACATGAAAGTGCTTTGTTCTTCAATGCTATTTGCACCCCCAAATGCAAATGAAAGTTTCATGAATGAACAAAAACAATGTCTTGATAATACATCTTCTCTACCGTTGCAAATTACAAACATACCCTCAGAGTTCATATGGCCAGATCATGAGAAACCTTGTTTAACACCGCCAAAACTTGAAGTTCCACCTATTGACTTGAAAGCTTTTCTATCTGATGATCCAAAGTCCATTTCAAATGCTTGTTCAAAGGTGAACCATGCATGCAAAAAACATGGTTTTTTTCTTGTTGTTAACCATGGTGTTGATAACAAGCTTATAGCTCAAGCTCATAAGCTTGTTGATGAATTCTTTTGCATGCAACTATCTGAGAAACAAAGAGCTCAAAGAAAGATTGGTGAACATTGTGGTTATGCTAATAGTTTCATTGGAAGATTCTCATCTAAACTTCCATGGAAGGAAACACTCTCTTTTCATTACTCCGCGGATGAATCGTGCAGAACTGTTGAGGACTATTTTGTCAATATCATGGGAGAAGATTTCAGACAATTTGGGTAAGACACAATGGTTTTTTCTTTCATACTCAAATTTCTTAGTTTCCTAAAGACAATTTGTTTCTAGAATATAACTATTATGACCAAATACCGTTTTGTCGCACCAATTTTCCTGACAGTTTTTTAAGACCCGATAATATATATAGGTCAGATATTTCGATTGTTCGAACTTTTTTTCTTATATGATTTTTCTTCCATAATTTGATAGGATTGTATACCAGAAGTATTGTGAAGCTATGAGCAATCTCTCACTTGGGATAATGGAGCTTCTTGGTATGAGCTTAGGAGTTGGCAAGGAATATTTTAGAGAATTTTTTGAAGGAAATGAATCAGTAATGAGATTGAATTACTATCCACCGTGTAAAAATCCTGATTTAGCATTAGGAACTGGACCTCATTGTGACCCTACTTCACTAACCATTCTCCACCAAGATCAAGTTGAAGGTCTTCAAGTGCTTGTGGATGGAATATGGCACTCGGTTGTTCCTAAAGAAGATGCTTTTGTGGTCAACATTGGTGACACATTTATGGTATGGTTCTCATATTTTAAGGTTCTCATGTTTCACATATTTTCTTCacaattaaattttttatttaattatggCTTAAATATATAAATGGTATCTTGGAATATCAAGatttttaattttagtttttgtaaaatatttttattttatttttagtctTTGAAAATGTgaattttttgttttttattttttattttattttaatttttacAAAATTTGTTCGTATTAAAATCGGTCTATTATATATgtaaaatatttaattttaatattttaaaataagAACAACATTAAATGTATAATTTTTAATATCATTAAATTTCGTAAAGACgaaataaaataaaagataaagataaaaaacaaaatataatatatttagaaaaacaaaaaaaaaagatatatttATGGAACttaattatatttaaataatattAAGGGATATTAGTAAACATTTACCAAAATTTAATAGTTAATGGAATAAAGTTAAATGCTAGTAACATTTTGTGATTTATTTTCAGGCTCTATCAAATGGAATGTTCAAGAGTTGCTTGCATAGAGCAATTGTAAATGACAAAATAGTGAGAAAATCACTTGCATTTTTTCTATGTCCAAATGAAGACAAAATAGTGACTCCTCCAAAAGAGCTTATTGACAAAGAGAATCCAAGGAAATATCCAAACTTCACATGGCCAAGTTTGCTTGAATTTACACAAAAACATTACAGGGCTGATGAAAGAACACTTGATGCTTTTTCAATGTGGTTACAAGAAAAAACAACTACTTAGAGGTGCCTCCACCTTTGTCATATTGCAAGCAAAGTTTTAAATTTTGTTCTATTTTAAGTTGAGGAAAATGACATCACATAAAGTGAAAAGAGGGTGTGGtttttattgagaaaagaagaTAATAGAAAACACCAAAGAATAGGCCAAGTATGTAATAAGTGTTGGAAGAATCCTTATCATGCATGCAAATGGAGGAAATTAAACGTTATTCCTCTAAGAATAAAGAGTACTTCAATAATGCTTGTTGTATAATCATGTTTTTCTTGTCACTACTAAAGCATTTTCAGTTGTCTTCATTCTTCAACTTTATTGTAATTCTCTATATAAACTTTATGCATGTATATAGTGTATAGTTCTAGAATAACGTTATTAATAAAAAGTAAGTTGAACTTTTGTGTCTTTAAGAATCACATCATTTCTTGTTTGAATTCTAGATAAGCTTGATAAACTCAATTGAGAATTTATTCAACCTGATGGTCAAATCATAAATAATAAATAGTCAATTGATTGAGAATGTTGTTCCAATCATAAATAGGAAATTGGTTCACAATGCTTACATGGCTAACAATTATTTTATTGTGGTTTATTGGCATATTTATCACCTTAGTTTTGAGGGTGCTTTGAGTCATCTCAATTACGTCAATTAAGTCTAACTGCATCTACAAAATATTATACTTCCTCTGTCATTATTATAAActaattatttttcttttaaaattcattcAATTGATGTATCTACATAGAAATAAGATATAATAGATATTcaataaataaaagaaatatattttaaatataaaatatttcACAGTTTTATTCTTCTTTAAAAATATCGTCGTTAGAGATTAAAAGGTATAAGTGTTTtatataaattaatattattaatatcGTTTTTAAACAATGTagaattttgaattttttttaaaataactaacatTTTAAATTATATTctaaaataattaatattttaaataatttatcAAACTAATCATATTTCAAACAAAATAATTTACATTTGTTGACAAGAGGAGTAGCAATTCAAAGTGGCACATGCTTTTAAACTTTGTATATAGGCGTCATCTCCAATAGATGACGACCGCATATATGTGATGCCACTACAAGTGGCGCATGCATATGTATGCATCCTCTAGGAGCATACACCACAAATAGTGGGTACTACTTTATTTAAGGTTTTTTTTTTATATTCTATATTATTTTAACAAtaaaaaaatttgaaataaaataaaaataaaaataagttATAATATTATTTCATAAAATTGAATTACACAACGATTTAACCAAAATTAATGACCTGGTCTATTGTAACGCCCCCAAGTTCCACATCCCAGCGTATTTGTTTGCCTTCAAGATTTTCCACGATTTCTTTAAGGTGTTTGAGGTCTTCTAGTATTGGCATGAGGCAAAGGTGATTGGTGTGAGGGTCCTGGAATATCTAACAAATTTCTTACACCATAGCCCCCcctacacacacacacaccaatGTACACCCAAACATCACATCACCAAAGCACCCAACCACATGACTTTCTTACACCACAAGAACCATTGCTTCCTctccaaaacgattcaatgttTCAATTCAACCAACCAACCCGTCCACACGTAATCCAACCACCACGTAATCGTAATAGAATAACATAAAGAAAATAGATTGTTCCGCGGTGTTACGTATCAGAGCAACTTCACTAGTAGACTTGAACTATAGCAATATGATGGACATCTCTAACTACTTATGTACTTGATTGTCTGTATTCCGAGGGAGCATaaacacaacaaacacaaaaGGGGTGAGAAATTCATTCATATAACAAACAGTGTATAATAATTAAGAGAATAGTATTTATACACACATATCACATACATTCACAATCACATTCTCCCACAATAAATGCACAAGCAGAGCATAATTACAATGCAATTAGACCTGACAATATCACACgatgcatgtggtaccaattcTCATCAATGGTTCATCATATAACCTGATTCACCCTTCGGAATCCCAAACCCCCCCTTCTGAGTTCCGGTTAAGTCTTTCGTCCCCCTTCAAGCATATGATTTATCTCCTTTAACATATCAATAatgaatgcatgatatgataATAATGCAATTAATACAacaattataaaaatatttaGTGATCTACAATCGATCACACAATTGCAACCATGAATAATTTAATCAACCCTTATGGACTACCACCAATATAATCAAACACACCATCATTCATAACACATCAAATAATTTATCAATACGAACCTCGTCCATATTCGTCACATCATACACTTCTTTCCCACATACTACCTACCTATTATAAAATTGTTAAAAAGATTTTATCCATGAAAAAATGTTATAGCCCACTGTTTCAGCTACCCAACACTTCAAACCTCGTACCAAATTGATTTACGAGTTTAAAATTATGATCAAAATCGTGCACAAAGGCGTTAACAAAAAGTTGATGTTTTTTCTGAAATTTCCAGCACGATTTTCTAAaattctaaaattctaaaataaccTATTTTTCAAAATGTTTACGGAAAAATAACCACCTTTCATGAAGAATGCGCCAGTTGGACTGGCGCATCTATTTTTCCATTAAACAGAGGCGTCAATGGCCTAGGCGCATGCATGCAATGAAGTCAATTGCATTGATGCATGCATACACTACATCATGTGTATGCGTCAATGTATGTGTTGCATGCTctatgttaaattttttaaatttttttatattttttacttataaataattaaattaaatacgtaaatgaaaaataattattaatattataatataaagttaaaatacataataattgACAAGAAAATTAATTATCCGCCCGATTGAAGCGCCACATattccacatccaggtgcgttagcCTGCCTTCGAGGTCTCCCATGATTTTCCTAGGGTGTTTtgggtctttgagtgctgacatgatgcaACAGTGGCTGGTGAGAAGGTCCGGCGGAAGGTCCAGAGGTATTTGATagatttgtcatcatttctcctTAATAGCTGGGGGGTTATcgccaacggcgcttccgtaattgagttcggtgctcatgttgtcgtagttgggtcgtTGTAGTTAGGTGGTTCATGGACGGTATGGTTGCACGAGTTGGGACATTGAATTGTTTTAGAAGCGAATCAATGGTTCATGTGGTGTACTAATGTCAAACAATGGTTGTGTGTTGTGGTGATGGGATGTTTGGGTGTTCATAAGTAGGGGGCTACGATGGCATGAGGTTGAATCGTATGAATCATTTGGGATATAGACAGATGTGGTGgctgcgtatggttgttggtggttagggtttgattcctggttttgagtttgggtgtgtAGTATGAATTGGTTGTGAGGTTTAGTGTTTGGTGGTTAGGTGTTgatggtagggtgatggtgtgaaGTTGGTCattgggtttgggtgggttgacattgttcttgggcGGGGATTCGTTGTTGGGCGTTTGATGACAAAGCTTGTTAgcatggatcaatcaaataccttggctcagacacaaacTGTGGCGTTGTAtccgacctaaaccatgccatataatgttgagttggttTAACACCATATATGGATGGTTCTTTTAAGATGTGTTGCTGTCaattcctccaatgacgacacatctcttttgtgaAGTATCTCCAATCAGAATAATCTCATTGGCCATCGACTCTTTATTGATGAAATGGTGAAC includes:
- the LOC127075823 gene encoding gibberellin 20 oxidase 1, with product MKVLCSSMLFAPPNANESFMNEQKQCLDNTSSLPLQITNIPSEFIWPDHEKPCLTPPKLEVPPIDLKAFLSDDPKSISNACSKVNHACKKHGFFLVVNHGVDNKLIAQAHKLVDEFFCMQLSEKQRAQRKIGEHCGYANSFIGRFSSKLPWKETLSFHYSADESCRTVEDYFVNIMGEDFRQFGIVYQKYCEAMSNLSLGIMELLGMSLGVGKEYFREFFEGNESVMRLNYYPPCKNPDLALGTGPHCDPTSLTILHQDQVEGLQVLVDGIWHSVVPKEDAFVVNIGDTFMALSNGMFKSCLHRAIVNDKIVRKSLAFFLCPNEDKIVTPPKELIDKENPRKYPNFTWPSLLEFTQKHYRADERTLDAFSMWLQEKTTT